From the Deinococcus yavapaiensis KR-236 genome, one window contains:
- a CDS encoding HesA/MoeB/ThiF family protein, whose translation MTLGTPLRRDEIERYSRQLLLPDFADRFDRVRSARVLVVGVGGLGTPLVSYLAGAGVGALTLCDADEVSLSNLQRQLLFVTSDVGRSKVDVAAARLQALNPGVRIETAGALTAQNVAERVSGHDLVVDASDNFETRYLVSDACAAANRTWVWGAAGAFEGMACVFDASCTLRDVFPQPSGDDCDTIGVLGPLLGVVASTMAVEVLKVLTGMGEPLLGRLWTYDALSGRSRLVKLR comes from the coding sequence ATGACGCTTGGCACGCCTCTTCGACGCGACGAGATCGAGCGATACTCTCGACAGTTGCTGCTGCCCGACTTCGCCGACCGCTTCGACCGCGTTCGGTCGGCGCGAGTGCTCGTGGTGGGCGTGGGCGGACTCGGGACGCCGCTGGTGTCGTACCTCGCGGGCGCGGGTGTGGGCGCGTTGACGTTGTGCGACGCGGACGAGGTGAGCTTGTCGAACTTGCAGCGGCAACTCTTGTTCGTGACGTCGGACGTGGGCCGCTCGAAGGTGGACGTGGCGGCGGCGCGCTTGCAAGCCCTCAATCCCGGCGTCCGAATCGAGACGGCGGGCGCTCTGACTGCACAGAACGTCGCGGAGCGGGTGTCCGGGCACGATCTCGTCGTGGACGCGTCGGACAACTTCGAGACGCGCTATCTCGTGTCGGACGCGTGCGCGGCGGCGAACCGGACGTGGGTGTGGGGAGCGGCGGGCGCGTTCGAAGGCATGGCGTGCGTGTTCGACGCGTCGTGTACCTTGCGTGACGTCTTTCCGCAGCCGAGCGGCGACGACTGCGACACGATCGGGGTGCTGGGCCCATTGTTGGGCGTGGTGGCTTCGACGATGGCCGTGGAGGTGTTGAAGGTGCTGACCGGTATGGGTGAGCCGCTATTGGGCCGCTTGTGGACGTACGACGCGCTGAGCGGACGGTCGCGCCTGGTCAAGCTGCGCTGA